In Oncorhynchus masou masou isolate Uvic2021 chromosome 28, UVic_Omas_1.1, whole genome shotgun sequence, the DNA window ttgttgtctctcaaatacattgtttaAGTTGTAGCTGGCAAATTTTTGGCgtattagcattgacatgaattcagtcaaaacacctcaaaacaagacatggtatcaagaacaagataaaaCGAGCTGAAACGAGCCACCTATGATTCTccacatggcagtttcttgtcattgttgcaaGCTATCTGACCGCTCAGAATCATAACAAAGCGCGGCTTCCGGCCCCATTGATGCCCATGCATGATTTTCGTGATGTTGTCAGAAAAGCCACCATCAATTTCATGGTGCACAGTTGATGCTGTATACTATGTAATGTTATACTTGACAGTATAGTTAATGTGGATAATTCCAAAGCCTCATGCCGAGTGACTCATGAAAACACCCTGGGACTATGTGGGAACCCAAATGCATTCTTCCCAGTTGAAAAGTGTGGATTTGCCATCAGTTTGTTGTTGTGCTTTTTTTGGTGACACAGTGTGATAGGCCCTCGAACCCTCCGTTACCCTGGTAATATCTCCCTTTCACTCCCTTTCATAAAAATTGTCAGCTGAGGATGGCTGAAGTTTAGTCAAAGACAGTTGGAGATCACCTCcagggacacacagagagggatgagggagagatgttAGTGAAGCGCCTCGTGGCTCGTAGCCCCCCGATCTGCTCAGTGACACCTCTCCTCCAGCCAGCAGGATGAATGACTGGAGCTGCTACTCCCATGTCTCCCTCGGGAGAAACCTGGCCTACGTccatcctcacacacatacacacccgcATTCAAATTGATatccacacacacatttgtttgcATCACATGCATAAGGATACACTCCTACCGgggcacaaacacatacacagacatacacacacgcgtCAAAGGAGGCCCGAGCGCTATCACTGCTCTTTGTCTCCCACTGTCATTGCTGAAGGGCTACTGCATGTAAGCTACAAGACAACATGTTGTAGCAGCGTAGATCTGGACAACCACAGAGGTTCTCCTGACCTGAGGGCTTCCGTCCTTCCTTCCTACCACACAGACCTTCGaatctgagggagagagagggaagacggCAGGCAAGAAAGTGAAAGAGAGCAACAACTCTCTGAGATGTGGGACGCACGGACGACAGCCTTTCCCTCAAGGAGGCCGCCGTCATCTGCCTTGGCGGACACCAGCGCTAAACTCCTGTCAGGTCCCATCTTACGTCCCActgtcccccgtctctctctggcAGGACGCGCCTCTCCGAAGGGGGTCACGTCACACACAGGGACGGCAGTCACTTGTCCCCCTCTCAGGGGTGTACTGTACTGCCCTGTCCAAAGACGACCTGCTGCGGCCATTAGGGTGGCAATGTGCCTGCTAGGATTTGGACACGGTAGTGGAGAGCTCGCTTTCAAGCGCTAAAACTTCCACTGGTAGATTTAGAGCAGGTAGAGACATTTTGCTGCCAAGGTTTTGTCTTGTGCCTCCATCTATTTAAATGTTGGGTAATGTGTACCACACATTATTTATGGTCTTCTTTATTTAATGTAAAGTACATGAGTACTGTAATTTAACATTACTATTATTGTAATATTTTTTCTCATACAGTTGAAATCTGAAATGTTTCACTAAATATTCTGTACTTTAACTTGTAATTTATTTGCTTCTGTAAAACTATCATCTCACTTCTATTTTCCCCACATTCAAATGTGCCTCCTGTGTATAGCACAAGCAAATTAATATTAATCAAATGTAACTCATTTCAAGACCTACATTTGATTCAAATAAAATATGAAATTATCAATCCTTTGTCTCAACAAAAAACCTgtttatttgtaaaaaataatttaaaaaataaactttTTAAATGTCTGTTTTTCAGCCACTCTCTTAGAACAAGGACATGAGGGAAAGGCTTGTTGGAAATGTATTTTTCTACAAACACAGTGCATCTCTCCTAGGTGACTGCTTAACACATGCAGTAATTGTAAACTTCCCCCTGGCACTGTatatgtgagtctgtgtgtgtatgtgcgtgtgaaTGATTGTCCTGTGCGTGAGGGTGTGTGCACGCACAGTTGCAtgcatatgtactgtatgtgcgtGTGTTTTGGCATGTACGTCTgcttgtgtttttgtgtgtgtgaatataaagtgtggtgtgtatatgtgtgtgtgtgttatgtgtctaTGCATGCATTGGGATTACGGTATGTTCCTCCACAGGTCCACACAGAAGGAGGCCTGACTTCTGTTTTTCCCGACacaattctgtttttgttttgtgttttttttctgtcttcTCAGGACAGGAAGCAAAAATGAATTAATAACATTTTATAggggccaaatcttttcagcatTTCCAGTCCTGTGAGCTAATTTGACAGCTCATGGGGTGATGCGGATTCCACTTCAGAGAGACAGGTACCCTAGGGCTAGCCAGCTGGATTGTGGATGCTTACAGATTTGGCTCTCGCTTCCTGCTGGGTGTCATCTGTCTCCTTGGTCTCGCGGTGGATAATTTTTTGTCCTCCTGACATCATGTGCCTGAGCAGTTTGTGCCTGGCAGGGCTTGTCTGTCCAGGTTGGCCATCAAAACCAGCCAGCATGCATCTAATCTGACGAGGCACCACTCCAAACACAGCCGCCCCCGAGCGCCCCCTCTGTCCCACGTCGAAAATCACGGCCCCACAAAAAACTTCTCAACCGTCAAGACCGGCCCCCGCTCCTCCGCCAACATGGTAAAGGGGTAGAAGGAGAagtgttgggggggggtattCCGCCAGGGGACTTATTTCGCTCACGCAAAGAAAATGTCCCTACTTTCTCTCCTGTGGCTGTCACTTTGATTGCCGTCGTGGTGTGGGAGGGTCTGCCTCAACAGGTTTGGGCCTCTCCCTGCCTGTTGCCGGCAGTTGACTTGGACACCGCCGCACTCGGATGAGGCAATCCTTTGGTTGGATTATAGTTGCGGTGGACGGCCCCGTGGGAGAAGTGACAGCGCAGTGGCCCGCTAATCCTGGGGACAGCCCCAAACCGGGGCCCGCTGAGAACACTAATCGTAAACGACACAATCGTTCCACTCCAAGGAGGGGCAGTTTACAAATCGCAAGATGCGGCTGACAAGGTTGCTTggcgaaaaaaaaaaaaagaatttcCCAAAAAGCACATGATGACTACATATGTTGATTTTCAGGCTGTGAGCTACGTGGCTGCCGCTGCTTCATGTTGCTTGTTGCTGCCTTCCTCCACTCGGCCCCTTGCTTTCTTGGCCCTGGGAGAACATGACAGCAGGGCAGCGTCATGCTCCGCCATGCCTCCTGAGGTGCCACTATTACCGGGGCTCCAGTTATTTCCCGGGGCCTCTCACGTTCTCTGACATGGTGGAGGTGGGCAGCTCAGGAGTAGCCTCCAGGATGCAGCGAGTGGCACCAGGACCACTGACCTGAGCATTGtgagctggctgactggctgagagagagaggagaagaggggggcagGTGGGTGTGTGGCAGGAGGGGCCCCCGCCCAGGCAGTGAGTAATCCCACCCATCCGACCCCTTCCACCGGCACCTGTTCAGAGCCACAGTCACTGGCACTCAGCGTGCTGTGAACGCCAAGCACCATGGTCCCTCTGGCCTTCTCCAAGGGCCCAGAGATCATgaccagagccagagagaggaggtggagagagagtgagggacagagagcaaTGTAATGCAAAATAATTATACCCATTGGGTAATGTGAGCAGCACCGTCGTTAGGGGCTGtgtggagaagaagaaaaaaaggagCTGTGTTTTCTAATCCGTCACCACGCTAACAGGCCTGATGGGTATGTTTTGTAAACCACTCATCCAGACCTCCCACAGAACACTCACCGTTTGTCTAAGGACTCAATGCTCCAGGACCTCAGCCACGTTACTGCAGTCTGAGCAAGGGAAGAGTACGGCTGTGGTTCATGAGAACAAAATTATGGGAGACAAATCAACATTCTATGAAGGGAAATTACAATTGTAGCTGATTTAATCAATTGCACATTACAAAATGTATTGCTAAATATTTATCCACATTTAAAATTGTAGGATTGTCTCATAAAACCTGTTTCACATTGTGAAAATATTTAGCATTTTTCACAACTTATTAATGAAGATGTAACATGTTATTTATTTTAGAAATATTGCAGGAAACATTGTTACAACATTTTAATTTGACTATCTTTATTATTTGACATTCTTTAACAACTATTTGAATGCACCCCACTTTGTGTTATCTACCCTTGAAAAGCCTTGCTATTTCAGAACAGAAGTGTGCAGCGAAGAGACCACCACTGTCACTGAATTTACTTAATAGACCTGTGAGAGAGATGTATGTATACACATGATATAGCTCATACAAGGGCCAATCACTTGCAAACCTTACTGGAACACAATCCTGGCAGATAATAGTGGACAAAGACAGTGCTATTTCTCGAATTTCatgtatagcatttacttttattttctacttctactcaagtatgacaatttagtactttttccaccaaacaGTGGAGATACAGTAAAATCACGTAATGAGGTGATTCACAATCGTACACTTTTTTTTGTGGCTTTAGCTCAGTTCACTCATTTCTTTAGATGTGATTCAAGTGTGTTAATTCACTGTCAACTACAGAACATAAAACATTTTCACCCTTTTACATAAAGTCAATCAAAACAGAATGTACAGTTATTGGTGGAAGTACTTTTGAAATAAAAAGAATATGTATAATTCAACAACTGTAAATTATGTTTGCTTTATTTCTTCTCTAATGAGCAAATTGGCAGTGACTATTCATTTTTGATTGAATATCATGGCTCTTAGCATGTAATTACATTTTTAATCATAACTATAATTATGTTATACTCTTAAATTCTGTTACTGTACTACATTGTATCTACATTGCAATACATTACGCATATTACGCGTACTTCAAATGAAACAAGTTAATTAAATAGAGGAATAAGTAGAACAAAATATTTGATTTCTTCATTTGTGAAATGCTGTGCAGTTAATCAAAATATTATTTGGCTGCACAGCTGCACATGTACATTATAAACACAACAGGGGAATAGTTTATGTCATTGTCATTCTGCGTAAGTGCTGTTTTGTCCAACTTTCATGTTGTATCTGATCTTGTTTGTATGCAATCGATTTAAAATTTTCACAAACGTTAAAGATTTCCAATACACTCTTGGTCGATGGATCCTGGAGCACTCTGCGATGGCAGTTGATCAGTCGGCACACGAACATCTCATGACTGCAATCTCTTTAATAGACGGTGATCAAAATCAATGATGCAGATAACAACTATTTATCTAAATCATGTGGTCAGGACGAGAATTAGCTCTTGTCTGAAGACTTTCTTTTAAGTGGAAGTGACATTTCTGAGTAATAGCAGGCACGTCTGAACATGCAAAACTAGCCCCAAACAACCCCCTTTATTAATGCATTCTAATATGTTTATGTTCTTAATGTGTTTTTTTAGCCAGGAGTACTGCCAGGAGTACTTGTCTCTAAACAGGCCTACACTGAGAGGAGGTAATATATTTGCATTTCAATTGTTCAATGTCATGAACTTTCTATCCGAAAATAATTTACTAAACAGGGTCTCATTAACCAGACTGGACATTGTGGACATTGTTTCCACCTAGTGGCAAATTAAGGCAGCACACTTTTTTGTAAAAAACTGAAGTATTACTCTACCCAGAAGAAATAGCCTACTAAGTGATCTCAAACTTCTTTATATTATATCTGCATGACTATTGAAGAACAAGCCCACTAAATAATCTAGGCTAATTTTACATGTGTACATATTCATCATTTTTGGTCAGCTTTGTGAGGATACAGCGGCCCATAATAGTATAGTACTTAGTTTACTGGTTGAATGGACGATGCACAAAACCAAGGGGTTGGGAGGTGTAGTGGATAATCTGTCTTTTAAAGTCCACAATTTATATTCACATATCTACTATTTCCTGCTATGACCGACACTGCACACACAGCATAATTTTTAAATTCTAAATCCATGTGACAGCCACACACAATAAAGTATTACCCTCAAAATGATGGCCAATCCCTATAATTTCTACTGTCATCAGCTAGAATGGGGTGGTGTCATGTGTGTATTTTACGGATTTAAATGGATCATCTATCTTTGCTAACATACACTTCAATTAATTGAACTGTATGCAGAGAATTCCCTTAACGCCACACCATAGCGCAAGACTGACATCTGCAGTCCTGACTCATATGCAAGACCTCTATCCTCCATCATTATCATTGCATTGCCCTGGAATAAATTACAATTAATCAATGACAAAAAGTAATTTAAACGcctcatctcacacacacacacacacacgtacgtacgcgcacacgcacagagggaggagagagagcgatcaTAAACCATCGGTGATGGAAATTTGCTGCTAAATATGTAGGCTACACCTACAGTTTATACATGTATTATAGTGACGACTGTACAGGTACCTTAGAATTTACCTCATGTAAGTGTGGCCCCCGTTTTGGGAGGTTTGGTTTGAGCCAAGACCTCGTACCCGGAAGTAGTTCGAGAATTTGTATCAGCTGACTTTAAATCAGCTGACAACAGTTGCAGTTTTGGTTTTTGCTAGAATATATTTAAGCTACGCTGGAGCTAAATATTTGCCAATTCGCATATGATAAATTGCATGTAAATATCTACCTTGTCGAAAATAGGTTGAAAGATAGCTTAGCAAGCTCATTCTATCCTAACCAACTGCTAAACAAAGCATTTCACGTGTTGTCGAGGTTTAAAGTAACTATTTGATTTTTGTGTATTAACGCGTAACTATGGACAAAATAGCAAAAGGTGAGTTAATTATCGTGTTACAGTTATTATTAATTGCAGAAAACTCGCTAGCTAGCCTGCACAACTCGAGAGAGTCATGTGTTGTAGTATTAACGCATACAATTTGCAgcttctagcctggtcccagatctgtttaggCAGCTTCACCTGGGGTGTAATCCATTACCCAGAACAGTTGCAAAACGTTCTAGTTGCAACGAAAACTagcgtttctattggacaaatgcagGTAAGTCCCGCCCTGTTTGCTGATCCTGGCCAATAGAAACGCTAGTTTTCTGAGTAAGTATTACTTTTCCTTATCCTGATTTCCTTTAACCCCAGTTTTGACTGCAAGCCCTATAATTAAGTTTCAATATATGACATGAGCAATTGCTCAACATGACTAGATTTTATGGTTTGTGTCTCCCATTAGATGTTGGTGATATTCAGTCCAGGCTAATAGACCATAGGCCTGTCATACAAGGGGAGATCCGCTACTTTGTGAGAGAATTTGAGGTAAATATTCAGCTTGGAAAGATGCACCGTAACATAATTGGgcatacaatgtgatttgattaATTATAATTTGTTAACATATACTTCTTTGGGATTTTGAAGGAGAAACGTGGATTCAGAGAGAGCCGTTTGTTGGACAACCTGAACAAAATGGTAGTGGAGACCAATGAGCAGATGTTGCCCAAGTGTTCAGAACACATGCATCAACACCTCTTTGAGGCTCTCACCCGATGTAAGCCTCTCTTCCTTACCTAGACGGCATGTATTTCAATTGCTAGCAACTACAGTTGTCATATCGAGTGATTTGAGTTATTATActgttttatttaatttttattagGATCACCATTCGCTAATGCAATGACgacagctagtcttcctggggtcccAAACATAACGAAAAATACGTATTACATTCATGTGTCACAGAATTTCAACTGCATTGTATTATTTCAACTACTTTTCTGTTAAGGCCAGAAAGTAGTTGAATGTAACATTTGTTAATTGTGTTTTCCTACAGTGGAGGCTGCGAATCACATGTCACAGAGGATCCAGCAGAGGGCGCTAGAAGCACAGCAGGTAAAGATGCATGCTCTCCTCAAATGAATTACCAATGTTATTTAACCATTGACAGTCATTTACATTCAGGCAATGATTGTGACAACAGACCAGAGTTGTGGTCATTTGGGACTAAACAGAAGAATTGAGTACTACCTAAATCTCTCCAAGTGTGTTTTCATTTTGTttcattgttttgtttagtttgaAAATGTTTTGTGTCGAGCCTAACCCAGATCATTGTGTGTTGTGCACCTCAGAGCACCCAGCTGCAGGTGACCATAGACAGACGGAAGGAAGACTGGGATGAGTTTCTGAAGGAGCAGCAGCGTCTGAAGGAGGAGGTGGACGAGGAGCACGCCAAGGCTGTCGGACGTCTCAGCGTCATGTACAGCGAGATGAAGAAGGATCTGGCCAAGTTCTCCCGCTTCTGATCCTCTGTGTGTACGTCCATGTGTGTCTGtcccacaggaggttggtggcaccttaattggggcgGACGGCCTCgtagtaatggctggagcggtataggtggaatggtatcaaatacatgtttggtgccattccattcgctccgttctggccattactatgagctgtcctcccctcagcagcctcctgtggtctgTATGCTTGTGTGAAATGAAGGTATTGCCTTTGGTTGATGCGGTACATAGTCATTGGCACTAACAGAGGATTTCTGAGCACTAGTGCTGCACAAAAGTCCACATTTTCCAGATCACAAATAACAAAGTGTGATTAACAATGTGGCATTTTCACAGGCCATCAAAATCAACATTTTCTGTCCTAAGCACATGGAATATGTAAACTTATGGAAAATGTCATTTTTAAACTAGCAATAACATGATTTTTCCTTGGTTGTGAAGCTTTTTACATCTTGAGTTTTTTTATGGAATCATACTTTGATGTGTGGATAGATGTGTTTGCCTTTAGCTGTATAAGAAAATAAACTGGGATTTGGCTCTGAGGTGATATATTTAAAGCTACGTGCGAGTGAAAAATGTTTCATGTCAGAAGCGCTACTCAAAGCTGGGTCAACATCTCAAACTTTACCCACTAAGCAGTTTTCCCAACTAGGCATCCCTCACCAACTCTTAAGAATAGAGTAGTCAACCTCTGACATCAAGTATAACAATCAACCTCTCAAaagaaattaataaaaaatggcTTCACTGAAGCCAGCTCAATTTGTCAATT includes these proteins:
- the bloc1s5 gene encoding biogenesis of lysosome-related organelles complex 1 subunit 5; its protein translation is MDKIAKDVGDIQSRLIDHRPVIQGEIRYFVREFEEKRGFRESRLLDNLNKMVVETNEQMLPKCSEHMHQHLFEALTRLEAANHMSQRIQQRALEAQQSTQLQVTIDRRKEDWDEFLKEQQRLKEEVDEEHAKAVGRLSVMYSEMKKDLAKFSRF